In Acinetobacter sp. C32I, one genomic interval encodes:
- a CDS encoding CPCC family cysteine-rich protein, whose product MLYPCLCCGYLTRDEPSNGDYIICSVCFWEDDPVQAEDHDSAGGANVPSLNQARENFKKYGAMEERFVKDVRKPRDEEIPNN is encoded by the coding sequence ATGCTCTACCCGTGTTTATGCTGTGGCTACTTAACCAGAGACGAACCATCTAACGGTGATTATATTATCTGCTCTGTATGCTTCTGGGAGGATGATCCTGTACAAGCAGAAGACCATGATTCCGCTGGCGGTGCAAACGTACCTTCACTAAACCAAGCTCGTGAAAACTTTAAAAAATATGGGGCAATGGAGGAGCGATTTGTTAAGGACGTTAGAAAGCCGAGGGATGAAGAGATTCCAAATAATTAA